A genome region from Defluviimonas aquaemixtae includes the following:
- a CDS encoding multidrug effflux MFS transporter, translating into MTTLTDLPQERRLPVAEFVALLAMMFAMTAFSIDAMLPAMPEIAAELTSDAPNRAQLIITSFVLGMGVGTFVTGPLSDAYGRRIVIVSGAILYSFGAMLAWAAPTLELVLAARFLQGLGVAGPRIAGMALVRDLYTGRAMARLISFVMMIFTLVPAVAPLIGSFIIAGFGWRAIFVAFVLFAAVAMSWFVMRQAETLAPEARLPLNPRSLLSAAREVLTHRVVMLVTFAQALSFASLFATLSSTQQVFDQSFGKADSFPIWFAVIALFAGTASILNARLVVRIGMRGMVTATFTAQVVNSAVMVFLFWTGWMPDALAFPAYLFWTITVFGMAGLTLGNLNALALEPMGHIAGTAASIVAAIATVLSVPIAVPFGLAFDGTPVPLMTGVLIFCLIALPLMRAVPPPDVIR; encoded by the coding sequence ATGACCACGCTCACCGATCTGCCGCAGGAACGCCGCCTGCCCGTGGCCGAATTCGTCGCGCTTCTCGCGATGATGTTCGCGATGACGGCATTCTCGATTGACGCGATGCTCCCCGCCATGCCCGAGATCGCGGCCGAACTCACTTCCGACGCGCCAAACCGCGCGCAGCTCATCATCACGAGCTTCGTGCTCGGCATGGGCGTCGGCACCTTCGTCACCGGCCCCCTTTCGGATGCCTACGGGCGGCGTATCGTGATCGTATCGGGCGCAATCCTCTATTCGTTCGGTGCGATGCTGGCTTGGGCCGCGCCGACGCTCGAACTGGTGCTCGCCGCGCGCTTTCTTCAGGGCTTGGGCGTGGCGGGGCCGCGCATCGCGGGCATGGCGCTCGTCCGCGATCTTTACACCGGTCGCGCGATGGCGCGGCTGATCTCCTTCGTGATGATGATCTTCACGCTCGTCCCGGCGGTCGCGCCTCTTATCGGTTCGTTCATCATCGCGGGCTTTGGTTGGCGGGCGATCTTCGTGGCCTTCGTGCTGTTTGCCGCGGTCGCTATGTCATGGTTCGTAATGCGCCAGGCCGAAACGCTCGCCCCGGAGGCGCGTCTCCCGCTCAATCCGCGAAGCCTTCTTTCCGCGGCGCGCGAGGTCTTGACCCACCGTGTCGTGATGCTCGTGACATTCGCTCAGGCGCTTTCTTTCGCGAGTCTCTTCGCGACGCTCTCTTCGACACAGCAGGTCTTTGACCAGAGCTTCGGCAAGGCGGACAGCTTTCCGATCTGGTTTGCCGTTATCGCGCTTTTCGCCGGGACCGCGAGCATTCTGAATGCACGCCTCGTCGTCAGGATCGGCATGCGGGGCATGGTGACGGCAACCTTCACGGCGCAGGTTGTGAATTCGGCAGTCATGGTATTTTTATTCTGGACTGGCTGGATGCCGGACGCACTGGCCTTTCCAGCCTATCTGTTCTGGACAATCACCGTCTTCGGGATGGCTGGGCTGACGCTAGGCAACCTTAATGCGCTCGCGCTCGAACCGATGGGCCATATCGCTGGGACCGCCGCGTCGATCGTGGCGGCGATTGCGACGGTCCTGTCGGTGCCAATCGCGGTGCCGTTCGGGCTCGCCTTCGACGGGACACCCGTGCCGCTGATGACCGGAGTACTGATCTTTTGCCTGATCGCGCTTCCGCTGATGCGGGCAGTCCCTCCGCCCGATGTTATCAGATAA
- the mfd gene encoding transcription-repair coupling factor: protein MTSPTHITLSGAPEGYDARLLARELGKGAPVVHVARDDKRLEAMRAALAFFAPDALVLTFPAWDCLPYDRVSPNADVSATRMATLAALAQGVPGPFILLTTLNAATQRVPAHDVLKAAAFTAKVGGRVNEAGLREFLVRMGFSQSPTVTEPGDYAIRGGIIDIYPPGEGGPVRLDLFGDVLDGARRFDPATQRTTAKLDAVELAPASEVILDEAAITRFRQNYRIEFGAAGTDDPLYEAVSAGRKHAGMEHWLPFFHERLETLFDYLPGASVMLDDQTAPARLARWEGIEDQYDARREAMARKDRLDSVYKPAPPQALYLDDAGWTEALAGHRALQLVELPQATGPGVLDAGGRIGRNFSSERQLEHVNLFNVLADHVNARRETGQVVVASYSEGARERLKGLLEDEEVVGAKPVRDIRDVPEGKGGLYLTVWALEHGFEGAGLTVISEQDVLGDRLIRGAKKRRKAENFLTEAQSLSPGDLVVHVDHGVGRYTGLETITALGAPHDCVALEYAGGDRLYLPVENIELLSRYGHEEGLLDKLGGGAWQAKKAKLKERIRQIAERLMRVAAERALRKAPILEAAHHDWDAFSARFPYQETDDQLTAIDEVVDDLAEGRPMDRLIVGDVGFGKTEVAMRAAFISAQSGIQVAVIAPTTLLARQHFKTFADRFRGTAITVRPLSRFVSARDAAETRAGLAEGTVDIVIGTHAVLSKQVKFRNLGLLVIDEEQHFGVSHKERLKEMRSEIHVLTLTATPIPRTLQLSLTGVRDLSIIGTPPIDRLAIRTYVSEFDTVTIREALLRERYRGGQSFYVVPRIADLPEIEDFLKTHVPEVSYVVAHGQMAAGELDQRMNAFYDGQYDVLLATTIVESGLDIPTANTMIVHRADMFGLAQLYQIRGRVGRSKVRAYCYMTTKPRAPLTPNAQKRLRLLGSLDSLGAGFSLASQDLDLRGAGNILGEEQSGHITEVGYELYQSMLEDTIARIKAGDIETPTDENGQWSPQINLGVPVMIPESYVPDLDVRLGLYRRLSGLTSKVELEGFAAELIDRFGPVPKEVNTLLLVMRIKAMCHRAGIGRLDAGPKGATIQFHNDKFANPAGLVDFLQDQRGLAKVKDNTIIVRRDWTKDSDRIRGAYAVARDLAEKAKEPAPARPA from the coding sequence ATGACCTCGCCCACTCACATCACGCTTTCCGGCGCGCCCGAAGGGTATGACGCCCGCCTCCTCGCCCGCGAGCTGGGGAAAGGCGCGCCCGTCGTCCATGTCGCGCGCGACGACAAGCGGCTGGAGGCGATGCGGGCAGCGCTGGCTTTCTTCGCGCCCGACGCATTGGTCCTGACCTTCCCGGCCTGGGACTGTCTGCCCTATGACCGCGTCTCCCCCAATGCCGATGTCTCGGCGACGCGAATGGCGACGCTCGCAGCGCTCGCCCAGGGGGTGCCTGGGCCGTTCATCCTGCTCACGACGCTGAATGCCGCGACCCAGCGAGTGCCCGCGCACGACGTGCTGAAGGCCGCCGCCTTCACCGCGAAGGTCGGTGGGCGCGTGAACGAGGCGGGGCTGCGCGAATTCCTCGTCCGCATGGGCTTTTCGCAAAGCCCGACCGTGACCGAGCCCGGCGACTACGCGATCCGCGGCGGCATCATCGACATCTACCCGCCCGGCGAAGGCGGTCCGGTGCGGCTTGACCTCTTCGGCGACGTCTTGGACGGAGCGCGGCGCTTCGACCCCGCAACCCAGCGGACGACGGCGAAGCTCGACGCGGTGGAACTCGCGCCTGCCTCGGAGGTCATCCTCGACGAGGCCGCGATCACCCGGTTCCGTCAGAACTACCGGATCGAGTTCGGCGCCGCCGGCACCGACGACCCGCTCTACGAGGCGGTGAGCGCGGGGCGCAAGCATGCCGGGATGGAGCACTGGCTGCCATTCTTCCACGAGAGGCTGGAGACCTTGTTCGACTACCTCCCCGGCGCGTCGGTGATGCTCGACGACCAGACCGCACCCGCGCGGCTCGCCCGCTGGGAGGGGATCGAGGACCAGTACGACGCCCGGCGCGAGGCGATGGCTCGCAAGGACCGGCTCGACTCGGTCTACAAGCCCGCGCCACCGCAGGCGCTCTATCTCGACGATGCGGGCTGGACGGAGGCGCTCGCCGGGCACCGGGCGCTCCAGCTCGTCGAATTGCCGCAGGCGACGGGGCCGGGCGTTCTGGATGCCGGGGGGCGGATCGGACGCAACTTTTCATCCGAGCGACAGCTCGAACACGTCAATCTTTTCAACGTTCTGGCCGATCATGTGAATGCTCGGCGCGAAACAGGTCAGGTCGTTGTCGCCTCCTATTCGGAGGGCGCGCGCGAACGACTCAAGGGGCTTCTCGAGGACGAGGAGGTCGTGGGTGCCAAGCCCGTCCGCGACATCCGTGACGTGCCGGAAGGCAAGGGCGGGCTGTACCTCACAGTCTGGGCGCTCGAACACGGGTTCGAGGGTGCTGGCCTGACGGTCATATCCGAGCAGGACGTGCTCGGCGACCGGCTCATACGCGGGGCGAAAAAGCGCCGGAAAGCCGAGAACTTCCTCACCGAAGCTCAGTCGCTTTCCCCGGGCGATCTGGTGGTCCACGTCGATCACGGAGTGGGGCGCTATACCGGGCTCGAGACGATCACGGCACTCGGCGCGCCACATGATTGTGTTGCTCTGGAATATGCCGGCGGCGACCGGCTCTACCTTCCGGTCGAAAATATCGAGCTTCTCAGCCGCTACGGCCACGAGGAGGGGCTACTCGACAAGCTCGGCGGCGGCGCATGGCAGGCGAAGAAGGCCAAGCTGAAGGAGCGTATCCGCCAAATAGCCGAACGACTGATGCGCGTCGCGGCCGAACGCGCGCTCAGGAAGGCGCCGATCCTGGAGGCGGCGCATCATGACTGGGACGCCTTCTCGGCGCGCTTTCCCTATCAGGAAACCGACGATCAACTCACCGCGATCGACGAGGTCGTCGACGATCTGGCTGAAGGCCGGCCAATGGACCGGCTCATCGTCGGGGATGTGGGTTTCGGCAAGACCGAGGTCGCGATGCGCGCGGCGTTCATCTCGGCGCAGTCCGGCATTCAGGTGGCGGTCATCGCGCCGACAACGCTGCTCGCCCGCCAGCATTTCAAGACCTTCGCGGACCGCTTCCGCGGCACCGCTATCACTGTCCGGCCTCTCTCTCGCTTTGTGTCGGCCCGTGATGCCGCCGAGACGCGCGCCGGGCTCGCCGAGGGAACCGTCGATATCGTCATCGGCACGCATGCAGTCCTGTCGAAGCAGGTGAAGTTCCGCAACCTCGGCCTTTTGGTTATCGACGAGGAGCAGCATTTCGGCGTATCGCACAAGGAGCGGCTCAAGGAGATGCGGTCGGAGATCCACGTCCTTACCCTCACCGCGACGCCAATTCCGCGAACACTTCAACTGTCGCTTACAGGTGTCCGGGATCTTTCGATAATCGGCACGCCGCCCATCGACCGGCTCGCGATCCGCACCTATGTCAGTGAGTTCGATACGGTGACGATCCGCGAGGCGCTTCTGCGTGAGCGTTACAGGGGCGGGCAGTCGTTCTACGTGGTCCCGCGCATCGCCGATCTGCCCGAGATCGAGGACTTCCTGAAGACCCATGTTCCGGAAGTCAGCTACGTGGTCGCGCACGGCCAGATGGCGGCGGGCGAGCTCGACCAGCGCATGAACGCGTTCTATGACGGGCAGTACGACGTGTTGCTCGCGACGACCATTGTTGAAAGCGGGCTGGATATTCCCACCGCCAATACGATGATTGTGCACCGCGCGGACATGTTCGGCCTCGCGCAGCTCTACCAGATTCGGGGCAGAGTGGGGCGGTCGAAAGTCCGCGCCTATTGCTACATGACCACGAAGCCGCGCGCGCCGCTTACCCCGAACGCCCAGAAGCGGCTCCGGCTTCTGGGTTCGCTCGACAGCCTCGGCGCGGGCTTCTCGCTCGCCTCCCAGGATCTCGACCTGAGGGGTGCCGGCAACATCCTGGGCGAGGAGCAGTCAGGCCACATCACCGAGGTCGGCTACGAGCTCTACCAGTCTATGCTCGAAGACACGATCGCGCGGATCAAGGCGGGCGACATCGAGACACCGACCGACGAAAACGGCCAGTGGTCGCCCCAGATAAATCTCGGCGTACCGGTGATGATTCCCGAGAGCTACGTGCCCGATCTCGACGTGCGCCTCGGTCTTTACCGCCGTCTGTCCGGCCTGACCTCCAAGGTAGAACTGGAGGGCTTCGCCGCCGAGCTCATCGACCGTTTCGGCCCCGTCCCGAAGGAGGTCAACACGCTCCTCCTCGTCATGCGGATCAAGGCGATGTGCCACCGGGCCGGAATAGGGCGGCTCGACGCCGGTCCGAAGGGCGCGACGATCCAGTTTCACAACGACAAGTTCGCCAATCCCGCCGGCCTCGTCGACTTCCTGCAGGATCAGCGCGGGCTCGCCAAGGTGAAAGACAACACGATCATCGTACGCCGCGACTGGACGAAGGACAGCGACCGCATACGCGGTGCCTACGCGGTGGCGCGCGATCTGGCTGAGAAGGCTAAGGAACCGGCCCCGGCCCGGCCCGCATGA